From [Clostridium] symbiosum, a single genomic window includes:
- a CDS encoding amino acid permease → MEKDKSQKISWYMLAFMAFSTVWGFGNVTNGFVYFNGTQVIFSWILMFILYFIPYTLMVGELGSAFKTYGGGVSSWIHQTIGSKFAYYAGWTYWACHVTYIASKGSGGLKALSWMAFQNGTTYDMFPTQWVQLATLAVFLFFCWVASRGLNPLKKLATIAGTSMFIMSLLYILMMFAAPVINPRAEYVPLNFGIKQVIPQFNVGYFTSLSILVFAVGGCEKISPYVNKVKDPSRGFPKGMIMLAVMVMVCAILGTVAMGQMFDPALINESRESFNSYVSNGSYWAFQKLGEYYHVGNFLLIVYAACNAIGQFSTLVLSIDAPLRMLLDNEEARKYIPSGLLKKNKYGAYINGIWMVVFLSGSIILIQSFVPGAAAVLTQLNKLNSVTMPLRYLWVFGAYIALRVHFTKFQPEYRFTKSQWLAFTAGGWCFLVTAVCCILGMYVEGDIASTALNIVTPFVLTALGLILPEIKKREKHVS, encoded by the coding sequence ATGGAAAAAGATAAATCGCAGAAAATCAGTTGGTATATGCTGGCTTTTATGGCCTTTTCTACCGTTTGGGGATTTGGTAACGTAACAAATGGTTTCGTCTATTTTAACGGAACGCAGGTTATTTTCAGCTGGATCCTGATGTTTATCCTGTATTTTATCCCTTACACGCTGATGGTGGGGGAACTTGGTTCCGCCTTTAAGACATACGGCGGAGGGGTAAGTTCCTGGATTCACCAGACAATCGGTTCCAAATTTGCCTACTATGCGGGCTGGACGTATTGGGCCTGCCATGTGACGTACATTGCAAGTAAGGGAAGCGGAGGCTTAAAGGCCCTGAGCTGGATGGCATTCCAGAACGGCACGACCTATGACATGTTTCCGACGCAGTGGGTACAGCTTGCAACACTGGCTGTGTTCCTGTTTTTCTGCTGGGTGGCAAGCCGCGGCCTGAATCCTCTGAAAAAACTGGCCACCATTGCCGGGACGAGCATGTTTATCATGTCACTGCTCTATATTTTAATGATGTTCGCGGCGCCGGTTATCAATCCCCGCGCAGAATATGTTCCGTTAAATTTTGGAATTAAACAGGTGATTCCGCAGTTTAACGTCGGATACTTTACCTCTTTATCAATCCTGGTATTTGCGGTGGGAGGCTGTGAAAAGATTTCTCCCTATGTAAATAAGGTCAAGGATCCGTCGAGGGGATTTCCCAAGGGCATGATTATGCTGGCCGTCATGGTTATGGTCTGCGCGATTTTAGGCACAGTCGCCATGGGGCAGATGTTTGACCCTGCGCTTATCAACGAAAGCAGGGAAAGCTTTAATTCCTATGTTTCCAATGGCTCTTACTGGGCATTCCAGAAGCTGGGAGAGTATTACCATGTGGGAAACTTCCTTCTGATTGTCTACGCCGCCTGCAATGCAATTGGCCAGTTCTCCACACTGGTTCTGAGCATTGATGCGCCGCTGCGCATGCTGCTGGACAATGAAGAGGCGAGAAAATATATTCCGTCCGGACTTTTGAAAAAGAACAAATATGGGGCTTATATCAACGGAATATGGATGGTCGTGTTCCTGTCCGGAAGTATCATCCTGATTCAGTCCTTTGTTCCGGGCGCGGCGGCCGTGCTGACACAGCTTAATAAACTGAATTCCGTGACAATGCCCCTGCGTTATCTGTGGGTGTTTGGGGCTTATATCGCGCTGCGTGTCCATTTTACAAAATTCCAGCCGGAATACCGGTTTACGAAGAGCCAGTGGCTGGCGTTTACGGCCGGAGGCTGGTGTTTCCTGGTTACGGCGGTCTGCTGTATCCTGGGAATGTATGTGGAGGGAGATATCGCTTCCACGGCGCTGAATATCGTCACTCCGTTTGTGCTGACCGCACTCGGCCTGATTCTGCCGGAGATTAAAAAACGTGAGAAACATGTATCTTAA
- a CDS encoding M18 family aminopeptidase — translation MFEAVSRDMMKFIDASPTCYHVVENFRSMLKEDGFEELMEQEHWKISEGGKYFTTRNGSSIIAFRIPECSYRGFMIAASHSDSPSFKLKEKHEMDAGGQYVKLNVEKYGGMLMAPWMDRPLSVAGRVLVECEGSFESRLVNIDRDLVLIPNLAIHMNREANEGVALNPQKDMLPLFGMAGEKDRLMRMAAGQAGVRPEQILSSDLFLYNRVPGTVWGAENEFISCSRLDDLQCAYGTMKGLLKAENRTHVAMCAVFDNEEVGSGTKQGAGSTLLEDVMGRISEAMGRNREEYLISVADSFMVSADNGHALHPNYMDKADVDNRPFLNGGIVIKHSANQKYTTDSISAGLFKAVCKAAGVPFQTFVNRSDILGGSTLGNISNSHVSLNTVDIGLPELAMHSPYETCGVKDTAYLLSAMETFFSSGIFCEGNGRYRLGTK, via the coding sequence ATGTTTGAAGCGGTTTCACGCGATATGATGAAGTTTATTGATGCGAGTCCCACCTGCTACCATGTGGTGGAGAATTTCCGCAGCATGCTTAAGGAAGATGGATTTGAGGAGCTGATGGAGCAGGAACACTGGAAGATCTCGGAGGGCGGAAAGTATTTTACCACCCGCAACGGTTCATCCATCATCGCGTTCCGTATTCCCGAATGCTCATACAGGGGATTTATGATTGCGGCTTCCCACAGTGATTCTCCTTCTTTTAAACTGAAGGAAAAACATGAAATGGATGCCGGCGGGCAGTATGTCAAACTGAACGTGGAGAAATACGGCGGAATGCTGATGGCCCCCTGGATGGACCGGCCTCTGTCGGTGGCGGGCCGTGTCCTGGTGGAATGTGAAGGCAGCTTTGAGAGCCGTCTCGTCAACATCGACCGGGATCTGGTCCTGATTCCCAACCTGGCAATCCACATGAACCGCGAGGCGAATGAAGGAGTGGCTCTGAATCCGCAGAAGGATATGCTTCCCCTGTTTGGGATGGCGGGGGAAAAAGACAGGCTGATGCGGATGGCGGCGGGACAGGCCGGAGTCCGGCCGGAGCAGATTTTAAGCAGCGATCTGTTTCTTTATAACCGTGTCCCGGGTACGGTCTGGGGAGCGGAAAATGAATTCATCTCCTGTTCCAGACTGGACGACCTGCAGTGTGCCTACGGGACGATGAAGGGTCTTCTGAAAGCAGAAAACAGGACGCATGTGGCTATGTGCGCCGTCTTTGACAATGAGGAAGTGGGAAGCGGAACAAAACAGGGAGCCGGTTCCACTCTGCTGGAGGACGTGATGGGCCGCATCAGCGAGGCGATGGGCAGAAACCGCGAAGAGTATCTGATCTCCGTGGCCGACAGTTTCATGGTTTCGGCCGACAACGGCCATGCCCTGCATCCGAACTACATGGATAAAGCCGACGTGGACAACCGCCCGTTCCTGAACGGAGGCATTGTCATCAAGCATAGCGCCAACCAGAAATATACGACGGACAGCATTTCAGCCGGCCTTTTTAAGGCGGTCTGCAAGGCGGCGGGCGTACCGTTCCAGACTTTTGTCAACCGCTCCGATATCCTGGGCGGATCGACCCTTGGGAACATTTCCAATTCCCATGTATCCCTGAATACGGTGGACATCGGCCTCCCGGAACTTGCCATGCATTCACCATATGAGACCTGCGGCGTGAAGGATACGGCGTATCTGCTCTCCGCAATGGAGACGTTTTTCTCCTCCGGTATCTTCTGCGAGGGAAATGGACGCTACCGTCTCGGGACGAAGTAA
- a CDS encoding DnaJ C-terminal domain-containing protein, translating into MRLKRDYYEVLGVGRSADAQAIKKAYRKLAKKFHPDSNEGNARAAEQFKEVNEAYGVLGDEEKRKLYDQFGHAAFEGEAGAYGGAGGGTSGNGFHGSYGGPKSGFHEYHFESGDDMDDILKNLFGGNFHGSGSEKFYRSGSYGDDFGSGFYGGGYRDRDFSHGFKRKGSDLNAELEISFEKAALGGSQLIHLKDGSGTVKSLEVNIPAGIEPGKIIRLKGKGNPGIQGGEAGDLLLKVTVKEKPGFSRKGQDVYSTVRIPFVTAVLGGEATIPTIYGNVVCKIKEGTKPGSKIRLKGKGIVAMGNSSAKGDQYVTIEIQAPEKLTQEAKRKLREFDQACKMSATG; encoded by the coding sequence ATGAGATTGAAAAGGGATTATTATGAGGTTTTGGGCGTCGGCAGAAGTGCGGATGCGCAGGCAATTAAAAAGGCATATAGAAAACTTGCAAAAAAATTTCACCCCGACAGCAATGAAGGCAATGCACGTGCGGCGGAACAGTTCAAAGAAGTGAATGAGGCGTATGGCGTGCTCGGGGATGAGGAAAAACGAAAACTGTACGATCAGTTCGGGCATGCCGCCTTTGAGGGAGAGGCCGGGGCTTACGGCGGTGCCGGGGGAGGAACCTCCGGGAATGGTTTCCATGGTTCTTACGGCGGACCGAAGAGCGGTTTCCATGAATATCATTTTGAGAGCGGAGATGATATGGATGATATTCTGAAGAACCTGTTTGGAGGAAACTTCCACGGCAGCGGTTCGGAAAAATTCTACAGAAGCGGCTCCTACGGCGATGATTTCGGCAGCGGTTTTTATGGCGGCGGATATCGGGATCGCGATTTCAGCCATGGATTTAAGAGAAAAGGCTCCGATTTAAACGCGGAGCTGGAAATCAGTTTTGAAAAAGCTGCGTTAGGCGGCAGCCAGTTAATCCACCTGAAGGACGGCAGCGGAACGGTCAAATCACTCGAAGTCAACATTCCTGCCGGTATTGAGCCGGGCAAAATCATCCGCCTGAAAGGGAAGGGAAATCCCGGAATCCAGGGCGGCGAGGCCGGAGATCTGCTTCTTAAGGTTACGGTAAAAGAAAAACCGGGCTTCAGCAGAAAAGGGCAGGATGTTTATTCCACCGTCAGAATCCCGTTTGTAACGGCCGTTTTGGGCGGTGAGGCAACGATTCCGACGATTTACGGCAATGTTGTATGTAAGATAAAAGAAGGCACAAAACCGGGCAGCAAGATACGGCTGAAAGGAAAAGGAATTGTCGCCATGGGAAATTCGTCCGCAAAAGGCGACCAGTATGTGACGATTGAAATCCAGGCGCCGGAAAAACTGACTCAGGAGGCCAAACGTAAGTTAAGGGAATTTGACCAGGCGTGCAAAATGTCCGCTACCGGTTAA
- a CDS encoding Hsp20/alpha crystallin family protein, with product MLMPSIFGEDLFDDFMKDFPFFDDKEQRRLEKKLYGHHSKNLMKTDIRETDSGYMLEMDLPGFAKDEVKVSLEEGTLTVSAAKGLDQDEQDKKTGRYIRRERYAGACERSFYVGEEVTQDEIRGEFKHGILKIFIPKKEAKPAVETRKYITIE from the coding sequence ATGTTAATGCCTAGTATTTTTGGTGAGGATTTGTTTGATGATTTTATGAAAGATTTCCCATTCTTTGACGACAAGGAACAGAGACGGCTGGAGAAAAAGCTGTATGGCCATCACAGCAAGAATCTGATGAAAACGGATATCAGGGAAACCGATTCCGGCTATATGCTGGAGATGGATCTCCCGGGCTTTGCGAAAGACGAGGTGAAGGTTTCCCTGGAAGAAGGCACCCTGACCGTCAGCGCGGCCAAGGGCCTTGATCAGGATGAACAGGATAAGAAGACGGGCAGGTATATCCGCAGGGAGCGCTATGCGGGCGCTTGTGAGCGTTCCTTCTACGTAGGCGAGGAAGTGACCCAGGATGAGATCAGGGGCGAGTTTAAACACGGCATCCTGAAGATTTTTATCCCGAAGAAAGAGGCAAAGCCTGCAGTGGAGACCAGGAAATATATTACCATTGAGTAA